AAGGACTCCAGAGAAATCACAATGAGACATACAGtgacaaacatacagtatggaaaaatgagaaaaaacgAATACTACCTTGATCGCGACTTAGACTTGTGTTTGCGGCTTGCCTTCTTACCAGACTTGTGAGATTTTTCCGTCGATCTTGAGCGACTACGTTTGGattttttagatttcttttcCTTGCTAACTTCAGGGCTAGGGGATCTACTTGAGTCAGAATCGGAGCGCTTCTTGCTAGCTTTGGCGGAGCCCCTCTTGCTGGCTTTGCTATCCTGCCGGGAGTGCTTGTCACTCTGGGAGTCCGTGCATGAGtcactctctctccttttcttcgATTTGCCATTCTCCTCTGTAACTACAGagcttcctttttctttctccttctctttggCCTTTggcttttccttctttttatcTGACTCTTTCTCCCTATCCTTATCcttctttttcttgtctttctcATGGCTATGACtcctttccctccttctctctctgtctttgctgGAGGCCTTCGGCTTGTTTTTGCTACTACGACTATGACTGCCGTCTCTGCCATCCCGGCTCCTTTTCCTCTCCTTAtccctttctttctccttttccctctctctgctgcGACTGCGGCTGTCTCTGGCCCTGGCTCTGGCCCGGTCTCGCTCTCTGGATCTGGATCTACTCCTGCGGCTCCTGCGCTCCCTGGAATCACTGCGATCTTTCCTGTGGCGGCCTGACCTCTCAGCGCTGCTGCGCCTCCTGTCCCTGCCCTTCTCACTGCGATGCCTGTGGGAGCTGTGGCTGCGGCTGCGCCTGCGGGCCTTGTGGGAGGACGAGCGGCTACGCCTCCTCTTTCTCCGTGGGGAGGAGGATCGCGATGAACTGCGGGACGAtgcagaggaagaagaagacgacgaggaggaggaagaacgACGGCTGCTGTGGCTGGAGGTGGAGCGGGAGCTGCTGCTGTGCCCGTTGGCCGGGGAATGGCTGCCGCCTCGCCCGGATCGCTCCTTCCCTCTGCCCGAGTGCTTGCTCTCGCTACCCTCCTTCTCACTACGGGACCTACGCCTCTCTACCAAGGGCTCCGCCTCCCTCTCATTTACTTCCTGTTTGTGTGGATTCTCTGGCTGGCCCTCATCATAATCCCCCTTTTCTCTGATCAATCTCTCCTTCACCATCTCTTCTgtagaaacaaacaacaaaagactcattaaaaaaaatacacaaggaACAACGTGACATCAGGACTTCAcatttatgcacacacacacaccacttggatagtggtgtgtgtgttcggacggttgggtttaggaaaacaataacggggttgggtttaggaaaagaaagcgacggttggatttaggaaacgtgacccgatccccggtctcctgggtgaaagtcctgtcttTGACCCAtacaccccgaccaacctccctacgcagattttcaCCCTTTCGTACTACTCTCTATGGcgtaaatttaaataaaaatttaaaaagacacgcaatcgcaaggtaatgtaagtcaatggtgACCAAaaggcgttgataaacacgctaaaaagcgattatgcatcttgataacacacgccaataatggcatacgaactGGCAATACATACTACATTCATTCTCTGCAtgcatttgttcatgttttataaaagggtttaacctgagccaggccatACAACAAGGATAGCAATAATATGACATCCATACAGTGATAGTAATATACatctgttaaaaagaaaaacaattagaTATATGTATTAAacgcactggtatcggatcagtactctaGCCTAGGTATCAAACTCGGTATTGACTGTAGTTGAAATGACTTCCCAACTTTCACACTTATTATGGTTGTAATCTTGAGCGATGTTCAAGATGAGATCAAGTCAGCACTAACTTTGATCATTTAACTCCTGGTCACGGTGAGCATTTCCACAGCTTTAAATATATATTCCACATAAGTATCAACATCTTCCTTTGTTGTTGGATTACTACTACAACTTTAATGGAAACAGAAAAAGCCAATTCATATGCAAACGTAAAAGTTGTAAAATATGCAAAAAGTTGGGGgagttcttttttattttgttccttGTCTAACATCGTGTCTTACCACGTGCAAGCAGAGCCTCCTGTGCTTGTTTGTCTTGCAGCTGCTGCGTCTCCCGCTCTTTGCGGCGGAAGGCATCCTGCTTCTCTCGGATGCGGTGGCGCAACTCCTCCTCATCGGTGTCGGAGGATTCAGACCCTCGCACGCTGCGCTCATCCTCGTCCTCACTCTCGTCTGAACCATAGTCACCAAGCCCACCTGCCACAACAGAACCCCCGGGTTGTTGAGTGTTGGTAAGGACGAGGAGATATGTTCTCACAATCAGGTCTCACTTTTGAAAGCCCCCAATCCCAACCCATAGTCCCAGCGAAAGGCACCTTATCCTGTACAACTTCAGATTTCACACTGATAAtccctttaaaaacaaactaatacATATAATCCCTCAAAGAGAAACTAGACATACTTTTGTATTCAAGAGCATGCTTCTATcatcaaagtgcaaaactaaaGCCAAATCCATCATTGCGATTCCCCTAATATTGGAAAGTGTATTTGGGTGTACAGGGGTGTACTAACAGCTTTTCCCATGTTCCTATACCCTgccattaattaaaaaaaaaaaaaaaaaaaaaaaaaaaaaaaaagtaatttcctTCCCTCCCCCCCAGTGACAGAAAAAGGGATACTCACTGAGACCGGTCAGAGAAGCCAGTGCACTTGACTGTGCCAGCTGTTTTGCAGGAGCTTTGATTCACATCAACAACAGGAACAACatgttaaaacacattttctcaaaggcaagAGAGTCGCTAGAGAAGGGGGGGTCACAGGTAAAGCACTATTCACAAGAGCTGCCATTGGTaacaagagaaaagaaataaaacaacaacaaaaaaatggagaaaagagagagggttAAACAAAATTCTGCCAAACAATCCAAGTCAAACAGTCGGACGGGAGGGAAAGAACCAATCTGTACTAATGCACATGTCACTTCAATGGAGGAAGTCACTTGTTATCTACAGGTGGAAGCTGGTCAGATTCAATGCTGAGACTTTATTCACTCATATCGTACAGTCTTTCAGCAGGACCTTCAATACCATGTACCAGAAGACCACGTTTTCAAATACTGTTTGTGAAAAGCAATGCTctgctctctctcctcctgaTGCATTAGCAGAGAATGGTTGAATATATGCATATCAGATATACTCCCATGTTTGCCGCTCAATCATCCTAGCTTACAGGGCATCATTgagtttcatttaaaaagatTATTACGCACACATATGATGTATGAACTGGAAAAGACAAGAGCAGACCTCGAGTGGCTCTCCGGTGAGTCTCTTTGGCCACATGCAGGATCTCTTCATTGGTGACCTCGAGAAGGATCTCTGTCAGTAGGGTTTTTGTGATGATCATCTAAAAGAGGGTACATATGAATTTCATTATTTTCAATAAACCATCTCCGTCTCCATGCAGAAAAGATCTGAATGGTCAAACTGACCAGCTGGaactccttttcctcctccgtCATTTCAGGTTCACTGTCCTCTGCAGGAGGCGATGGGCTCCGACCAGAAAATTCTTTCTTGATGGAGGCCTTTTCTTCGTTGTCGTCATTCTCCTCATCATCACTGTCCTGATGCATACAGAagcatatttatgtttatttaacaCTATTACTACacactattcacacacacacaaaaaaaaaggtaacaatTACTGTCAAGAAGAAAAACTGAGTTGCTTACAAATTTACTCTTGCGGGGCATACGTGGCCCATCACCTCCCTCGTCTGCCTCGTGCTCTTTGCCATCATCTTTGGCCATTTTTGCACGCTCCTTCTCCATTCGTTCTCGCTCCAGCTtcttctgcttttctctgtcCATCTTTTCGAGCCCCTCCCGGATCCATGCAGGTAGTGTGCGCCTTTTTACCGCATCTGAAGGTGAAATACCAGGTCAAAGTGAGTTCTCCAAATACTGCCATGTTGTTAAGACTGCACAAACTGCTTTTGTAATCTACTATGAGAATATTGGCCAATTTATTTTCTATCGAGTGACTCTAATGTTATAAGTACTATCACTTGAGAGATAAAAGGGTGTTGTAATGTTACCGTCGGTTACGACTTTCACATACAGGTAAGGGATGACAACTAATACATAATggcaaaaaaatctaaacagaACTTAATAAACAGTAATGTACGTCTAGTCTGGCATGCCTAGGTGCGAGTCAATTTTCATACTCTGTCATAAGATTAGGAGCATTATTTTATGttgcataaataataaaaaaataaaagggaagTCACCTGCTTTGAGGTGAACAAATACACTCACCTAGCAGGGCTGGGGCCTCCTGTTTGACAGGGAGCTGGATAGGGGATCTGGGCCGCTCTCTGAAGCCGGGTGGTCTGGTATCTCGTCTGCTCTGAGGAGGACCCTGCCAGTATGGGGAGTGGAAGCTTGCGGGTGTGGGGGCGAAGGATGAGGCAGCTCCATGCTGTGGAGAGAGAGCACAAACTGAAAATTAAAAAGGGAGTTCAAAGTACAAAAGGTCCTCTGTTAACTGTGTGCGGGGTTGTTGTTGCCTTTCCCCAGATTAAGTTAGCTGACATTCATCCATCACTCCTGACTTGGGCTAGAATGTttgttcgttttttttttctctcttttattaaagaaaagaataagaaaaaatgctaataaataataaacaaaccaTGCTGGATCCTCAAAAAGCCAACACTTTCCTCTGCATCTCATCAAGAAAGATAGCTGATAGCTCTAGATGCTGGGACCCGGCACAGTTTCTATGGATTGTTCCTTCTTGTGTTACTTGGTTGTCACACTAAAACCCCAACGCTTCAACAGTTTCTACTGTAGCATCTGCATACCTGATAATCAAACTGGTTCATGGCCATGGGGGCCATGGCGTAGCTGTCGGGCTGTGCCCCATACCCATGGCTGTTCTGGGGGTAAACCCCGTGGTGGGCTTCAGAGTTGAACTCCACGCTGTCCTGGCTGTTGCTGTCCTCGCTGGGGTTCACCACATCCATCGGTCCGGACCCTGGAGGGATCCAGGGCTGGTCAGGggggggtggaggaggagggggtggaggaggagggggctgGCCATGCATTCCCCATTCTGTTAATGACAACATCATTGATGTGAAGCAATGTGTACAActtatgttttttcttcttctcagtgTCTACTCAAGAGGGCTTTGGTTGGTATCCAGTAGGGCTGATTTGAGGAAAATATGCTATAACGGTattacttgtgataaataaacagatattaaagtgtactcagctCTGCATTTcggctgctttcagtattctgcaacaaaattgcttgttgaatttaaaacaaatgaaagaaaatcgTTTCCAACATTGTATTGAACAAGTTGAACATTGAATTGGATATAAAAAAGGAACcactaaaaaagaataatagttacattttaaagtgcagttttctactgtttttttctttcaattagCACAAAGAATCTTTGAGTGTCTGTCGCGTTATGACGCAGCCTTTCGCAAGGGGTTTATGGCGCCAGTTGATATCGACGATAAAAAAACGATATCTTGTGTAGCCCTAGTATCCAGCGGTTTATCCAAGTGCACAAATACACATGAGAGATCACATATCATGTCATAAATCACAATAATTCTTTTCAGTCTAATAAATAAGAGTAAGTCTGTAGTGAACCATTTCCAGTACCAGAAAAATAACAAAGAACAGTGgagaaaaataacaataaaatagaGAAACTTCCTAAGATTCAAAGGGTTAAAATTGTACCTGGCTGCCACATTCTGCTGAATGCTGGGTCACCCTGGAAGGCGCTGTGGTTGCCCTGTCCAACTGGCTCAAGGCCTGGGATGCCCTGGCCATTAGGCTGAATGTTCTGCTGCTCTGTTCCTGTCGACTCCTTCTGGGCTATCCATGCTTGTGCCAGAGCAGCCCAGTCTACTTGACCTGCACACACCCAGAAAATACACCCAAAGAGAAGCTCTTACAGATGCTAGTGAAACTAGTGAATCAATGCTGCTTGAGCAGTGGGAAGATGTGCAAAGATGCCCTGCAGAGGCACATTTCATTTGATGAAAAAAATGCGTTCATGGTGCATGTGCATCACTCGCTGACCTGGATCTTGCTGGTGCTGGAAGGACTGCATCCACTGCTGCTGGCTCAGAGGCCACTGCGG
This window of the Perca flavescens isolate YP-PL-M2 chromosome 6, PFLA_1.0, whole genome shotgun sequence genome carries:
- the pnisr gene encoding arginine/serine-rich protein PNISR, producing MWDQGGQPWPQWPLSQQQWMQSFQHQQDPGQVDWAALAQAWIAQKESTGTEQQNIQPNGQGIPGLEPVGQGNHSAFQGDPAFSRMWQPEWGMHGQPPPPPPPPPPPPPDQPWIPPGSGPMDVVNPSEDSNSQDSVEFNSEAHHGVYPQNSHGYGAQPDSYAMAPMAMNQFDYQHGAASSFAPTPASFHSPYWQGPPQSRRDTRPPGFRERPRSPIQLPVKQEAPALLDAVKRRTLPAWIREGLEKMDREKQKKLERERMEKERAKMAKDDGKEHEADEGGDGPRMPRKSKFDSDDEENDDNEEKASIKKEFSGRSPSPPAEDSEPEMTEEEKEFQLMIITKTLLTEILLEVTNEEILHVAKETHRRATRAPAKQLAQSSALASLTGLSGLGDYGSDESEDEDERSVRGSESSDTDEEELRHRIREKQDAFRRKERETQQLQDKQAQEALLAREEMVKERLIREKGDYDEGQPENPHKQEVNEREAEPLVERRRSRSEKEGSESKHSGRGKERSGRGGSHSPANGHSSSSRSTSSHSSRRSSSSSSSSSSSASSRSSSRSSSPRRKRRRSRSSSHKARRRSRSHSSHRHRSEKGRDRRRSSAERSGRHRKDRSDSRERRSRRSRSRSRERDRARARARDSRSRSREREKEKERDKERKRSRDGRDGSHSRSSKNKPKASSKDRERRRERSHSHEKDKKKKDKDREKESDKKKEKPKAKEKEKEKGSSVVTEENGKSKKRRESDSCTDSQSDKHSRQDSKASKRGSAKASKKRSDSDSSRSPSPEVSKEKKSKKSKRSRSRSTEKSHKSGKKASRKHKSKSRSRSTSPSRRSRR